One Hydrogenophaga crassostreae genomic region harbors:
- the paaA gene encoding 1,2-phenylacetyl-CoA epoxidase subunit PaaA codes for MYTQSFSTADKEAKPDGKAVVQPLNAADEARQTHFDAVIDADGKIEPRDWMPDAYRKTLVRQISQHAHSEVVGMLPEGNWISRAPSLKRKTILIAKVQDEAGHGLYLYSAAETLGTSRDQMLEGLHSGKAKYSSIFNYPTLNWADVGVIGWLVDGAAIMNQIPLCRCSYGPYARAMIRVCKEESFHQRQGYEGLLVMMQRGTAEQKAMVQDAVNRTWWKCLAMFGPPDADSPNSAQGMRWGIKRISNDDLRQKFVDATVPQAEVLGVTLPDPDLKWNEARGHHDYGQIDWDEFWATVNGHGPCNKERLATRVKAHEQGRWVRDAALAHAAKQQQRQQKEAA; via the coding sequence ATGTACACCCAATCTTTTTCCACCGCCGACAAAGAAGCCAAGCCAGATGGCAAGGCCGTTGTGCAGCCATTGAACGCTGCCGACGAGGCGCGACAAACGCATTTCGACGCCGTCATCGATGCAGACGGCAAGATCGAGCCACGGGACTGGATGCCCGACGCGTATCGCAAAACCCTGGTGCGCCAGATCAGCCAGCATGCCCACAGCGAAGTCGTTGGCATGCTGCCCGAAGGCAACTGGATTTCCCGCGCACCCAGCCTGAAGCGCAAAACCATCCTGATTGCCAAGGTGCAAGACGAGGCCGGGCATGGCCTGTACCTTTACAGCGCTGCCGAAACCCTGGGTACCAGCCGCGACCAGATGCTGGAAGGATTGCACTCGGGCAAAGCCAAGTACAGCTCCATCTTCAATTACCCCACCCTGAACTGGGCCGATGTGGGCGTGATCGGCTGGCTGGTCGACGGCGCGGCGATCATGAACCAGATCCCCCTCTGCCGCTGCTCTTACGGCCCCTATGCGCGCGCCATGATCCGCGTCTGCAAGGAGGAAAGCTTCCACCAGCGCCAGGGCTATGAGGGCCTTTTGGTGATGATGCAACGCGGCACAGCAGAACAAAAAGCCATGGTGCAAGACGCGGTGAACCGCACCTGGTGGAAATGCCTGGCCATGTTTGGCCCGCCCGATGCCGACAGTCCCAACAGTGCCCAGGGCATGCGCTGGGGCATCAAACGCATCTCCAATGATGATTTGCGCCAGAAATTCGTCGATGCGACCGTGCCACAGGCTGAAGTCCTGGGGGTGACCCTGCCCGACCCCGATTTGAAATGGAATGAGGCGCGCGGGCACCACGACTATGGCCAGATCGATTGGGACGAGTTCTGGGCGACGGTCAACGGCCACGGCCCTTGCAACAAAGAGCGCCTGGCCACGCGCGTGAAGGCCCATGAGCAAGGCCGGTGGGTACGCGATGCCGCCCTG
- a CDS encoding 23S rRNA (adenine(2030)-N(6))-methyltransferase RlmJ, which yields MFSYRHAFHAGNHADVLKHITLMATLRHLMQKDPSITLVDTHAGAGLYRLDGDYTETGGEAKDGVIKLMAAFRAEGAKPIADPAPAIDDYLDLIAGFNPSGALRIYPGSPFVMQALMRHASRDRLKLFELHPTDGKSLDGNIAQLEAGRTVTVTRQDGFAGLMPLLPPPPSATGSKRALVLIDPSYEIKSDYAKVSACIQDAVKRFPTGTFMVWYPVIPRPEAHDLPRRLKTLSNQAQRPWLHATLSVGQDPTHGPDDRPGLTASGMFVINPPHTLKASLQQALPQLLTVLGRGRGKGQTLDVGG from the coding sequence ATGTTCAGTTACAGACACGCATTTCACGCAGGCAACCACGCCGATGTGCTCAAACACATCACTTTGATGGCGACCCTGCGCCACCTCATGCAAAAGGATCCGAGCATCACACTCGTGGACACCCATGCCGGCGCTGGTTTGTACCGGCTGGATGGCGACTACACCGAAACCGGCGGTGAGGCCAAAGACGGCGTGATCAAACTGATGGCCGCCTTTCGTGCCGAGGGCGCCAAGCCCATCGCCGACCCGGCCCCTGCCATTGACGACTACCTCGACCTGATCGCCGGTTTCAACCCCTCGGGGGCGCTCCGCATTTACCCTGGCTCTCCTTTCGTGATGCAGGCCTTGATGCGCCACGCTTCCCGGGACCGCCTCAAGCTGTTTGAGCTGCATCCGACCGATGGGAAGTCGCTGGACGGCAACATTGCCCAACTGGAGGCTGGTCGCACCGTCACAGTGACCCGTCAAGACGGTTTTGCTGGATTGATGCCACTGCTGCCCCCGCCTCCCTCTGCCACGGGCTCCAAGCGCGCACTGGTCCTGATCGACCCGAGCTACGAAATCAAAAGCGATTACGCAAAAGTGAGTGCCTGCATACAAGATGCCGTCAAACGCTTTCCGACCGGCACCTTCATGGTCTGGTACCCGGTCATTCCAAGACCGGAAGCCCACGACCTGCCGCGCCGCCTGAAAACACTGAGCAACCAGGCCCAGCGCCCCTGGCTGCATGCGACACTGTCCGTTGGCCAGGATCCCACCCATGGTCCTGACGATCGCCCGGGCCTCACTGCCAGCGGCATGTTCGTCATCAACCCGCCGCACACGCTCAAAGCCAGCCTGCAACAAGCGCTTCCGCAACTGCTGACCGTACTGGGTCGGGGCCGCGGAAAGGGCCAGACTCTGGATGTGGGCGGCTGA